The Oryzias latipes chromosome 16, ASM223467v1 genomic sequence taatagtaataattaaaaaaacaaacgaaaatATAAGTGCTTCATGTAAAGAAACAAACTGACAACAATCAACCccatcaaagaaaacatgaaaatgccTGTCCAGAGTTGCTCTTCCGCAAATTTCGTCATAATCAGCTGCAACACCAGGAAATATTTTTAAGGCATGCAGCCATATCTCTTACGCCCTGCTGCAATGGGATGTTTCCAACGCGCTTGGGACATTTTGGGAGcgtttatgttgttgttttgatcaCGTCCTTACCGTCCACTCTCTTTGcgttaacaaaaaaagaaaacaagaagagGCTGCTCTGATGAGTTACAGTACTTGCGGAGCATTAAACCAAATCAAAGACACTTGGCGGAGAGACACACTGAAGTTAAAGTATTCCCGAAACCGAAACGACAACAATTATAGAGCAAAGAAAGTATACACTCATATTCAGAAATCTGGTTAATCAGTTTAAGCCTGGAAAACAAATGTTCTTTCAGTATTTATCTCCAGTGTGTTTTAAGACAGCTACCTCTTTCTGGTGAGCGCCAACAGTTCATGGTACATCAGCAGGACATGGGCTCAGCTGCCACTTTTCATAAAACTGTTCCACATTTGGAATTTAATCTAAATGCTCGGCTCATCCATACACTTTTGGTATATAAAGATCTTTGCTTGACTCCAAATGCGCACGGAATCagcaaaatcctttttcttttcttttttctttttcttcttttttgtatttttaacctgTTTCTGTCTGTCATCTACAATGATATCCAAAGACTAAAAGGCAAAACTTATTCGTTAAACTTTTCCACTTCTCTTATCCCTCAGGACAACTGAAGCCAAACGTAAATACTATAAACTCCACAGTTACCCTTCTACCCCACCCCGCAGAAATAATAGGATTGTTCATGAAAACAGTCACTGCACCGGACTCTGTAGTGAGCGGTGTAGAGGAGGGGTCTCTGCTTGGGAATATACGTCCTCCATATTCGGATGAGGGACCCCCACTGGtgtcattcttttttctttttgtcttctgtTGCAAAACCAAACGCGGACTACCTCTTTTTCCAGCTGCAGAGTGCCGGCTAAAGTGCTGATTTCATGAGCAGATGGCTTTGGGCATTTTAAGAAATGGTTTTCCAGCGCCCCTTTCACCCCCACTTCAATGGAGGTCCTCTTCTTTCGTTTCCTGCCCTGCGCAGCAATTTTGTCCAAATTGGTGGGACTGCCTGTGTTTGAGTCTGTCTCCTCCAGCCACTTGTTAAGGAGCGGCTTAAGTTTGCACATGTTCTTGAAGCTGAGCTGCAGCGCCTCAAACCTGCAGATTGTGGTCTGAGAAAAGACGTTTCCATACAAGGTGCCCAAGGCCAAGCCCACGTCCGCCTGTGTAAAGCCCAGTTTGATCCGCCGCTGCTTGAACTGCTTGGCGAACTGCTCCAGGTCGTCAGAGCTGGGCGCGTCCTCGTCCGAGTGGTCCTGGTGGTGGCTGAAAGCCTGCTGTGGGGACTCCATCTGGTTGTCGTGGCTACCCGTGTCGTCATGCAGCGGGTCCCGCATGCCATGGTGGAGGGCGCCGGGTTGGGGACTCAGCATCGCGTTGAGGTTTGTGTATCCAGGCTGGGAGTACACCAGAGACTGGTGACCGTTGGATGCGGGGGACAACGGGGATAAGTGGTGCGTCGTGGAAGGCGCCCAAGACCCATGGTGCGCGCTCTGCGTCTGCTGGTGCACCAGGTGAGATCTGTGGTGGAAACCGCTGCTCAGGTCCTCCCTGCTCGCCTGCACACTGGCTTTGTGCTCCTGCTGCCCGATGTGGGTACCGCTGGACCAGTCGGTGTTGGAGGTGGGCAGCCACTGGTGGTGCGTCAGGCTCATCGGGTGTCCTGTGTTAGTTGCCGCGAGCCCCTGCAAGTACTCGTGGTGCATCATTTTCTGCACTTCTCTGTAAGTCGTCCCCTGGTGCATCCTGTCCGAATCCGGATGCATGAGCGGGTTGGACGGTAAGGAGTTATTCCTCGGAATATACTGAGCTGTTGTCGCCATGGCTCCAACTTCGAAAACTGACGAGCACTTCGGAGGTCTCCAAGCTTTAGAGCCAAAACGCAACAACCTGCTCTGGGAGGTCTTGGGGAAGAACTAAGACACGCCTCCCCTCCGCTTGTATTGGCTCCTCTCCGAATCAAGCCCACTGGGACATATTCAATAGGCGCACGGTTGCAGCGCGCGCTGAAGCGGCTTTAGCGCGCAGGATGGATCGAGGTCCGATCTCGGatatgttttagaaaaacacatgtTCTATTAAAAAATCTCAGAGTTTATTGCAGAGCTCCTCTCGTTAGGTGAATTGTTGATCCCGtcaatacgtttttttttctacagcaggtgagcaggagctgcagcagcgggGCTTGATTAGGCTTCCCCGGGTTTGGATTGGTTGTTTTGCAAATAACCACGTGGGGGAGTACGGGGATCTTTTTGAAgccgacacacacacatacatatgcacccacacacatacacactacAATTACGCACACTCCTGCACCTTTCTGATAGGTCACTGATGATTATAGCGGTCCTCATCTTAAATATATCATAAGGCCTGATTCTCTGCAACCTCCCAACACCGCAAGAGTTGGATAAAAAAGCTGTTGTGACTTTTGAAAGAGTGACAATTTTCTGTACCTTTCACACGACTTCTTatcttcttatttatttatatttatcacaGCAAGATGTTCGTGTTTTATGACCTCACAGCTTCCCACTCACAGAGCAGGTTATACTCACTCCCTTGTATAAACCTCTGCCAGGTGACACAGGTTATGCATCCCTCTTTAACAACGTCCTGGCAcgaaaagtaaaactaaaatccaagtcaagctGCCTGATAATTACAATTGACACCGTTTTATTGAATTTCCACAGGATGTTGCCCTCCTTGCCAATAGTGGAAGATCATCTTAACATATGGAGTTTTTGTTATACAAAACCTAATTTATCATTAAATCATTTACCCCTAGAAGCATTTTTATCAAGCAGCAACTTGAGGAGAGAAACTCTTGTGTGTCCTCTTCCCAGCTCCTTCTTCGCTACCTCTCCCG encodes the following:
- the pou3f1 gene encoding POU domain, class 3, transcription factor 1; this encodes MATTAQYIPRNNSLPSNPLMHPDSDRMHQGTTYREVQKMMHHEYLQGLAATNTGHPMSLTHHQWLPTSNTDWSSGTHIGQQEHKASVQASREDLSSGFHHRSHLVHQQTQSAHHGSWAPSTTHHLSPLSPASNGHQSLVYSQPGYTNLNAMLSPQPGALHHGMRDPLHDDTGSHDNQMESPQQAFSHHQDHSDEDAPSSDDLEQFAKQFKQRRIKLGFTQADVGLALGTLYGNVFSQTTICRFEALQLSFKNMCKLKPLLNKWLEETDSNTGSPTNLDKIAAQGRKRKKRTSIEVGVKGALENHFLKCPKPSAHEISTLAGTLQLEKEVVRVWFCNRRQKEKRMTPVGVPHPNMEDVYSQAETPPLHRSLQSPVQ